A window of Candidatus Obscuribacterales bacterium contains these coding sequences:
- a CDS encoding metal ABC transporter ATP-binding protein yields the protein MTVEQLTVYREQHMAVQDVSFTIQAGTDTALVGPNGAGKSTLVQAILGILPRQKGTIQILGQPLSRKGYLPPSLREQIAYLPQNFLFDRRVPITVEELIGIGWDRLGFQLPWAGGRSRHHAIRQALAQVDALHLRQHLIGSLSGGETKRVLLAYCLVRPRQLLILDEASAGMDVRSEGEFYRLLYQLKDEQGWTIIQVSHDLDMVRRHCDRVLCINRTLLCEGSPDHALSPDNLSAAYGSEFIRYHHHHS from the coding sequence TTGACCGTTGAACAGTTAACGGTCTATCGAGAACAGCACATGGCCGTGCAGGATGTATCGTTTACCATCCAAGCCGGAACGGATACGGCTTTGGTGGGCCCCAATGGAGCTGGGAAAAGCACCTTGGTTCAAGCCATTTTGGGAATTTTGCCCAGACAGAAGGGAACGATCCAGATTCTGGGCCAGCCCTTAAGCCGTAAGGGCTACCTCCCTCCCAGCCTCCGTGAGCAGATTGCCTACTTGCCGCAGAACTTTTTGTTTGACCGACGGGTGCCAATTACCGTCGAGGAGCTGATTGGTATCGGCTGGGATCGGCTAGGGTTTCAGCTTCCTTGGGCTGGGGGGCGATCGCGCCACCATGCCATTCGTCAAGCCCTAGCCCAGGTCGATGCTCTCCATCTGCGCCAACACCTGATCGGCAGCCTGTCAGGGGGAGAAACCAAGCGTGTCCTGCTAGCCTATTGTCTCGTGCGGCCTCGCCAATTGCTGATTCTCGATGAAGCCTCGGCGGGGATGGATGTTCGCAGTGAAGGAGAGTTTTATCGCTTGCTCTACCAACTGAAGGATGAGCAAGGCTGGACCATCATCCAAGTGTCTCACGACCTGGATATGGTGCGTCGGCATTGCGATCGCGTCCTCTGTATCAACCGCACACTGCTCTGTGAAGGCAGTCCCGATCATGCCCTCTCGCCCGATAACCTATCCGCCGCCTACGGTTCCGAGTTCATCCGCTATCACCATCACCATTCGTGA